One genomic segment of Streptomyces liangshanensis includes these proteins:
- a CDS encoding carbohydrate ABC transporter permease: MTLTRKAVRKAAREQGTPVLGRFPVALRVLGYALVAGVALLYLLPFVLQLVTGFKTDPDAAAHPLSLLPTTPTTAAYQRLFGLSEAADGVPFLRWLGNSAFVAVVVTGGRVLFDSMAGYALARLRFRGRSVLYTFVLAVMAVPGVALLIPKFLVLNTFGIFDTYTGMILPLVVDAAGIFIMKQFFESVPREVEEAAKVDGAGVFRVFWSVVLPMARPALITLTILSFQGSWNEFTHFLVATQSGQYETLTTGLARFVSGGLGGGTQYPLKLAAALLSTLPVAALFFAFQRYFVSGANAGAVKE, from the coding sequence ATGACCCTCACGCGCAAGGCCGTGCGCAAGGCGGCGCGGGAGCAAGGCACACCCGTGCTCGGGCGCTTCCCCGTGGCACTGCGGGTGCTAGGATACGCCCTGGTGGCGGGAGTGGCGCTGCTCTACCTGCTGCCGTTCGTGCTCCAGTTGGTGACCGGCTTCAAGACCGATCCGGACGCGGCCGCCCACCCGCTGTCGCTGCTGCCGACCACCCCGACGACGGCCGCCTACCAGCGGCTGTTCGGGCTGAGCGAGGCGGCGGACGGGGTGCCGTTCCTGCGCTGGCTCGGCAACTCGGCGTTCGTGGCCGTGGTGGTGACCGGGGGGCGGGTGCTGTTCGACTCGATGGCGGGGTACGCGCTGGCGCGGCTGCGCTTCCGGGGGCGTTCGGTGCTGTACACGTTTGTCCTCGCGGTGATGGCGGTGCCCGGAGTGGCCCTGCTCATCCCGAAGTTCCTGGTGCTCAACACGTTCGGGATCTTCGACACGTACACCGGCATGATCCTGCCGCTGGTGGTGGACGCGGCGGGCATCTTCATCATGAAGCAGTTCTTCGAGTCGGTGCCGCGTGAGGTGGAGGAGGCCGCGAAGGTCGACGGGGCGGGGGTGTTCCGCGTCTTCTGGTCCGTCGTGCTGCCGATGGCGCGGCCGGCGCTGATCACCCTGACGATCCTGTCGTTCCAGGGGTCGTGGAACGAGTTCACGCACTTCCTGGTCGCCACCCAGTCCGGCCAGTACGAGACGCTCACCACCGGCCTGGCGCGCTTCGTCTCCGGCGGCCTGGGCGGCGGTACGCAGTACCCGCTCAAGCTGGCGGCCGCGCTGCTGTCCACCCTCCCGGTGGCCGCGCTGTTCTTCGCCTTCCAGCGCTACTTCGTCAGCGGGGCGAACGCGGGGGCCGTGAAGGAGTAG
- the ligA gene encoding NAD-dependent DNA ligase LigA: MGAMTTTPAAVADASAYARAVEEARTAAAAYYAGGESAVDDDTYDRLVRGIAAYEKEHPDETLADSPTGKVAGGAATGDVPHSAPMLSLDNVFSAEQLVAWAASLERRLGRPVEAWSVEPKLDGLAIAARYEHGRLTRLVTRGDGTAGEDVSHAVGSVVGLPGRLTEPVSLEVRGEVLMTREQFERGNALRTEHGGAPFANARGAAAGTLRAKDRPYRAETTFYGYGALPLPSSGPLGELLERWPHSQVLEYVTGLGVHTAAATDVAPRTLATVAEVQSRVEEIAGLRAELPFGIDGIVIKADLAEDQRAAGAGSRAPRWAIAYKLPAVEKITRLLAVEWNVGRTGVVAPRAVLEPVLIDGSTVTYATLHNPGDITRRDLRLGDRVMVHKAGDIIPRVEAPVVRLRTGEERPIVFPEDCPQCGGEIDTSGQRWRCVRGRDCRLVASISYAVGRDQLDIEGLGATRVVQLVEAGLLTDFADLFVLRREQLLALDRMGVTSTDNLLAAVEGAKAQPLSRVLAALGVRGTGRSMSRRIARHFATMDRLRAADAEAVRRVDGIGTEKAPLIVAELAELAPLIDKLVAAGVNMTEPGATPPPDGAEGGPEAADAPEVALPGGPLAGMTVVVTGAMTGPLAKLSRNRMNELIERAGGTSSSSVSKRTTLLVAGENAGTKRAKAEALGVRVADPDEFAAMVAELLTDDQGDPDDRP, encoded by the coding sequence ATGGGAGCCATGACGACAACACCTGCCGCAGTCGCCGATGCCTCCGCGTACGCCCGGGCCGTGGAGGAGGCCAGGACGGCCGCCGCCGCGTACTACGCGGGCGGGGAGAGCGCCGTGGACGACGACACGTACGACCGTCTGGTGCGCGGGATAGCCGCGTACGAGAAGGAGCACCCCGACGAGACGCTGGCCGACTCCCCGACCGGCAAGGTCGCCGGCGGCGCCGCGACGGGCGACGTGCCGCACTCGGCGCCGATGCTGTCCCTGGACAACGTGTTCTCCGCCGAGCAGCTCGTCGCGTGGGCGGCCTCGCTGGAGCGGCGGCTCGGCCGGCCGGTGGAGGCCTGGAGTGTGGAACCGAAGCTGGACGGCCTGGCGATCGCGGCCCGTTACGAGCACGGGCGGCTGACCCGGCTGGTCACCCGGGGCGACGGCACGGCGGGCGAGGACGTCTCGCACGCCGTCGGTTCCGTGGTGGGCCTTCCCGGCCGACTCACCGAGCCGGTCAGCCTGGAGGTGCGCGGCGAGGTGCTGATGACCCGTGAGCAGTTCGAGCGGGGCAACGCGTTGCGTACGGAACACGGCGGCGCCCCGTTCGCCAACGCGCGCGGCGCCGCGGCCGGCACACTGCGGGCGAAGGACCGTCCGTACCGCGCGGAGACGACGTTCTACGGATACGGCGCGCTGCCGCTGCCGTCGTCAGGACCCCTCGGCGAGCTGCTGGAGCGATGGCCGCACAGCCAGGTGCTGGAGTACGTGACCGGGCTGGGCGTCCACACCGCCGCCGCGACGGACGTGGCGCCGCGCACACTCGCCACGGTGGCGGAGGTGCAGAGCAGGGTCGAGGAGATCGCGGGGCTGCGGGCGGAGCTGCCGTTCGGCATCGACGGCATCGTGATCAAGGCCGATCTCGCGGAGGACCAGCGCGCGGCCGGTGCGGGATCGCGGGCCCCGCGCTGGGCGATCGCGTACAAACTCCCGGCGGTGGAGAAGATCACGCGCCTGCTGGCCGTGGAGTGGAACGTCGGCAGGACGGGCGTCGTCGCGCCCCGCGCGGTCCTGGAGCCAGTACTGATCGACGGGTCGACGGTCACGTACGCGACGTTGCACAACCCCGGCGACATCACCCGCCGCGACCTGCGCCTCGGCGACCGGGTGATGGTCCACAAGGCGGGCGACATCATCCCGCGGGTGGAGGCGCCGGTGGTGCGTCTGCGGACCGGTGAGGAGCGGCCGATCGTCTTCCCCGAGGACTGCCCGCAGTGTGGTGGGGAGATCGACACCTCCGGGCAGCGGTGGCGGTGTGTGCGGGGCCGTGACTGCCGTCTGGTGGCGTCCATCTCGTACGCGGTGGGGCGGGACCAGCTCGACATCGAGGGGCTGGGGGCGACGCGGGTCGTCCAGCTCGTGGAGGCCGGTCTGCTCACGGACTTCGCCGATCTGTTCGTCCTGCGGCGGGAGCAGTTGCTGGCGCTGGACCGCATGGGCGTGACCAGTACGGACAATCTGCTCGCCGCCGTCGAGGGGGCGAAGGCGCAGCCGCTGTCGCGCGTGCTGGCGGCGCTCGGTGTGCGGGGCACGGGCCGGTCCATGTCCCGCCGTATCGCACGGCACTTCGCCACGATGGACCGGCTGAGAGCGGCGGACGCGGAGGCGGTACGGAGGGTCGACGGCATCGGGACGGAGAAGGCGCCCCTGATCGTCGCCGAGCTGGCGGAGCTGGCCCCGCTCATCGACAAGCTGGTGGCGGCCGGGGTGAACATGACGGAGCCGGGGGCGACGCCCCCTCCGGACGGGGCGGAGGGCGGACCGGAGGCGGCGGACGCGCCCGAAGTGGCTTTGCCCGGGGGCCCGTTGGCCGGGATGACGGTGGTGGTGACGGGTGCGATGACCGGCCCGCTGGCGAAGCTGTCGCGGAACCGGATGAACGAGCTGATCGAGCGGGCCGGTGGTACGTCCTCGTCCAGTGTGTCCAAGCGGACGACGCTGTTGGTCGCGGGGGAGAACGCGGGCACGAAGCGGGCCAAGGCGGAGGCGCTGGGGGTGCGGGTGGCGGATCCGGACGAGTTCGCCGCGATGGTGGCGGAGTTGCTCACGGACGACCAGGGAGATCCGGACGACAGGCCCTAG